A single genomic interval of Juglans regia cultivar Chandler chromosome 1, Walnut 2.0, whole genome shotgun sequence harbors:
- the LOC108984980 gene encoding translation factor GUF1 homolog, chloroplastic-like: protein MSNMKKMGSGEKVAVERLLWVSVVEKGADLGLKREKARRKRVRYKESELLKLDIQINGDTVEPLATIVHRDKAYAVGRALTQKLKELIPRQMFKVPIQACIGAKVIASESLSAIRKDVLSKCYGGDITRKKKLLKKQAEGKKRMKAIGKVDAPQEAFMAVLKLEKEVL, encoded by the exons ATGAGTAACATGAAGAAGATGGGGAGCGGGGAGAAGGTGGCGGTGGAGCGGCTGTTATGGGTCTCAGTGGTGGAGAAAGGCGCAGACTTGGGGTTGAAGAGAGAGAAGGCACGACGGAAGAGAGTTAG GTACAAGGAAAGTGAATTGTTAAAACTGGACATTCAGATTAATGGTGATACTGTAGAACCGTTGGCAACTATTGTGCACAGGGACAAG gcatATGCTGTGGGTAGAGCTTTGACTCAAAAGCTGAAAGAGCTTATACCAAGACAGATGTTTAAAGTGCCTATCCAA GCATGCATAGGTGCGAAAGTTATTGCTAGCGAATCTTTATCGGCAATTAGGAAGGATGTTTTATCTAAATGCTATG GTGGGGAtataacaaggaagaagaaACTGCTTAAAAAACAG GCTGAAgggaagaaaagaatgaaagcaaTTGGTAAAGTTGATGCACCTCAAGAAGCCTTCATGGCtgtgttgaaacttgaaaaggAGGTACTATGA
- the LOC108984979 gene encoding isoeugenol synthase 1-like codes for MACEKSKILIFGATGYLGNFMVRASVFMGHPTFIYVRPLLKPNINSNANPPKLVLLKDYEAMGVTIIHGELDEYGKLVAALRHVDVVISTLAVPQHLDQLKIIQAMKDAGNIKRFVPSEFGNEVDRVSGLPAFEALLENKRKIRRATEEAGIAFTYVAANSFAAYFVHHLLHPHEKSDEVVVFGSGEAKAVLNYEEDIAAYTIKAATDPRAANRVIVLRPPGNIVSEMDLISLWEKKTGRTLKPTYVLEEEIVKLSETAPFPDNVRMAIFHNIFIKGDQTSFELTDDDLEASKLFYDHNYTSIDALLDIFLVNPPKPKLASF; via the exons ATGGCTTGTGAAAAGAGCAAGATTCTTATATTTGGAGCCACAGGTTACCTCGGCAATTTCATGGTGAGGGCCAGCGTTTTTATGGGCCATCCAACCTTTATCTACGTCCGCCCATTGCTCAAACCGAATATCAACTCCAACGCCAATCCTCCCAAGCTAGTTCTCCTCAAAGACTACGAGGCTATGGGAGTCACCATTATCCAC GGCGAATTGGATGAGTACGGGAAGCTTGTAGCAGCGCTTCGTCATGTGGATGTTGTCATTTCTACGTTGGCTGTTCCTCAACACCTTGATCAACTGAAGATAATCCAAGCCATGAAGGATGCTGGAAATATAAAG AGATTTGTTCCGTCAGAATTTGGAAACGAAGTTGACAGAGTGAGTGGATTACCGGCTTTTGAGGCATTGCTAGAGAACAAAAGGAAGATCAGGAGGGCTACCGAAGAGGCCGGAATTGCCTTCACTTACGTCGCTGCGAACTCTTTTGCAGCGTATTTCGTTCACCACTTGCTGCATCCCCACGAAAAAAGTGATGAAGTAGTTGTTTTTGGAAGTGGGGAAGCCAAGg CTGTGTTAAATTATGAGGAGGATATTGCAGCCTATACCATAAAAGCAGCCACTGATCCAAGGGCAGCTAATCGGGTTATCGTGCTTAGACCACCGGGAAACATTGTATCTGAGATGGACTTGATTTCTTTATGGGAGAAAAAGACGGGACGAACTCTGAAACCGACTTATGTCCTCGAAGAGGAAATAGTAAAGCTCTCTGAGA CCGCACCATTCCCAGATAACGTACGTATGGCTATCTTTCACAACATCTTCATCAAAGGGGACCAGACGAGCTTTGAACTCACTGACGACGACCTAGAGGCCTCCAAATTATTCTACGATCACAACTATACTTCCATCGATGCCCTCCTTGACATTTTCTTGGTTAATCCTCCCAAACCCAAACTGGCATCGTTTTAA
- the LOC109019264 gene encoding isoeugenol synthase 1-like, whose translation MACEKSKILIFGATGYLGNFMVKASVSLGHPTFAYVRPLLKPNINSNSNANTNPPKLVLLKEYEAMGVTIIHGELDEYGKLVAALRRVDVVISTLAVPQHLDQLKIIQAMKDAGNIKRFVPSEFGNEVDRVSGLPAFEAVLENKRKIRRATEEAGIAFTYVSANSFAAYFVHHLLHPHEKSDEVVVFGSGEAKAVLNYEEDIAVYTIKAATDPRAANRVIVLRPPGNIVSEMDLISLWEKKMGRTLKPIYVLEEEIVKLSETAPFPDNVRMAILHNIFIKGDQTSFELTDDDLEASKLFYDHNHTSIDALLDIFLVNPPKPKLKLASF comes from the exons ATGGCTTGTGAAAAGAGCAAGATTCTGATATTCGGAGCCACAGGTTACCTCGGCAATTTCATGGTGAAGGCCAGCGTTTCTCTGGGCCATCCAACCTTTGCCTACGTCCGCCCATTGCTCAAACCGAATATCAACTCCAATTCCAACGCCAATACCAACCCTCCCAAGCTAGTTCTTCTCAAAGAATACGAGGCTATGGGAGTCACCATTATCCAC GGCGAATTGGATGAGTACGGGAAGCTTGTAGCAGCGCTTCGTCGTGTGGATGTTGTCATTTCTACGTTGGCTGTTCCTCAACACCTTGATCAACTGAAGATAATCCAAGCCATGAAGGATGCTGGAAATATAAAG AGATTTGTTCCGTCAGAATTTGGAAACGAAGTTGACAGAGTGAGTGGATTACCGGCTTTTGAGGCTGTGCTAGAGAACAAAAGGAAGATCAGGAGGGCTACCGAAGAGGCCGGAATTGCCTTCACTTACGTCTCTGCGAACTCTTTTGCAGCGTATTTCGTTCACCACTTGCTGCATCCCCACGAAAAAAGTGATGAAGTAGTTGTTTTTGGAAGTGGGGAAGCCAAGg CTGTGTTAAATTATGAGGAGGATATTGCAGTCTATACCATAAAAGCAGCCACTGATCCAAGGGCAGCTAATCGGGTTATCGTGCTTAGACCACCGGGAAACATTGTATCTGAGATGGACTTGATTTCTTTATGGGAGAAAAAGATGGGACGAACTCTGAAACCGATTTATGTCCTCGAAGAGGAAATAGTAAAGCTCTCTGAGA CCGCACCATTCCCAGATAACGTACGTATGGCTATCCTTCACAACATCTTCATCAAAGGGGACCAGACGAGCTTTGAACTCACTGACGACGACCTAGAGGCCTCCAAATTATTCTACGATCACAACCATACTTCCATCGATGCCCTCCTTGACATTTTCTTGGTTAATCCTCCCAAACCCAAACTCAAACTGGCATCGTTTTAA